CTGCATGGGCCCAACCACCGTTAGGATTGTGTCAATAGCACCCTTAAACATCACTTTTTATCTTCATGACACAACCCCGAGCACTCAAAACACTATGACTTAGATGATTTATCTACCACACAATCAGCCCGATCTTAAAATATTTACATGATGACAATTGACCTTCTCTTACGGTCGTCACCAATACACTAAACGTTACGTTTTATCCCTTCATTACATCCTAAAGAAGAGGTTTTAGTTTAATATGCATAATTACAATACGTTGTTTTGGTTACGTAATTGCAGTACGTGTCAAGTTATATATACAGTTAAAACAATTAACAAATCCTTAAAATAATAATTTCTTTGAACATCAACTTGGATGTGTTTGATAATTGTTTTAACAATAAATgtgttttataattgttttaaCAATAAATGAATGATTCTTAAACTTACAAACATGTCCCAACCGTTACTCAGTTTCTGTTTCATATTAGATAGTTTATATAATGAACTAAGATGCAAAAAGAACAATTTATGGTGTTACACATTTCACCTCAAGAACAAAAACATGCTCCATCTCACAATCCCGCAACCTAGGAATCTGTGCATTCGGGTTCATACTTCCAGCCCCGAGTTAGGTCAAAGGCGCCGGTCAATGGCTGCACTTAACTGCCAATGTAGCCCAGCCAATGGAGGAACATCGCAAAAACGAGCATACATAATGCTAAAACCAATCCTTGTCGACCCAGCAGCCAGTTCTTTGTTTTTACAGCATTTTCACCGACTCGTTGTATTCGATCTGCCCACTTCATCTGTAAAACCACCAAACAAATACCGATATGATGATGTGAAATGAATTATCAAATTACCGATTTAAGTTTTTTGTTAACAAAACAGGTTAAGAGTTTACGAGTCTATCGAGGTTCTCTGGTGACAATGACGACATGGCTTGTTGAGCTCTTTCTGCATCCTCTCGAGAGAGTTTAACTCCAAATTGTTCACTCATGTTTGCCATCATGTCCGGGCTCATATTTTTCATCATTGATGACATCATCTGGCAATCAATGAATCCATTACGAATTTAAATACTTACGCAATTAACATGTTTTCAATATGCAAAAGTTGAACACTAGTTACATTAGGATATGATGCGAACATTGAGAGAACCCTGAAATTTGTGTAATTTTGTGCTGGTAAGTTTTGGGTTGGCAGGTTGAAGTGCTCAACCCAAACACGACCCGTATTATTTTTATTCGAGTAAAAAACATCAACCCTAACCCGCAGTACACACTCAAAATCGTATAACCCGAACACGGCCCATTTAACTAAACGTGCCAAACAGGTTGACAGGATGGCGGGTAGTAATCAAGTTGTTAACGTGTTGATCGGGCTGGTAGGTTGCAaaaaaatgggttaaacgggtcaaaatcaaATTAGCGGGTCAACCTTAATTACACAGGTTGGAGGGTCAACCTGTTTAGTTAAAAAACATGTCAACCCAAACACAACCTATTTATACTCAAAAGGGGCAAATTGGGTATAACACACACAAAGGGTTAGGATAAAATGAAAACTCCCTTGATTTGTGAGAACCTCAAGAACTCGGGCAAAAAAAGCTTCTTcaaattttttttaccaaaaatccttaaaaaatcaacttttccaaaaaaaatagtATGTGTTGATTTACACTAGCGTAAAAAACCTTAACAGGTTAAATGTTGATGTCAGCAGCTTTTTTACAGTGGCGTAAATGGCATAAAACACGGGTTGgcaaatttttttatatatttgtttttcTACAGGTGTGTTTGTAACATgttcatctacgtttgtgcaaaaaatgTGGCAAAACTTGCACGGGAAGTAGGAGTTCTCGAGGTTCTCACAACTCAAAGAGGGTTTTCTCTTGATCTCTATCctagggtaagatgtagacagccttacctctaccccataggaatagagaggctgcttccggtGACGCACACACGCACCCATGcacgcacgcacacacacacacgtatgtgtgtgtgtggAGAGAGAGAAAACAAACGATTAAGAAATTTAAGATCTTGAAAACACACACAAAGGAGAAACAAATATCTAAGTATACATACCTCACGCATGGCAGGATTCTTTAACTGGTTTCTAATATCAGAGCTAGAGCTGGGGAAGCTTGGTTGCGGTGCACTTGTTGAATTTAAAAAGCCTCTAGAAGGACCGCTCTCACCATTAGTTCCATAATCTCTTGAACTTGAACGACTTTCTTGCCCTtctgaattattattattactatttgaTTGTGGACCCCCATTCAAAGATGATGCCATTTCAAACATCTTTTGCATCTCTTCTGGTGGCATCTTACTCATCATTTCACTTGCTGATTTAATCATATCGGGTGTGAGATTCGGCATGCCTGACTCATTGTTATTATTCCTATTCAGCAACGGGTTTCCGTTTCCCCCATGAAAGGAGGTCGCCATCTCGAGCATTTTTTGAAATTCTTCAGGTGGCATCTTGCTAATCATGTTTGAAGCAGTTTTCACCATATCAGGAgacaagttttcaaattttcctccACCCAGAGATGCTATGGTTTCTGGATCGGTTTGCGACAAGAAGTTCTGGAATGatctattaaaaaaatattataataattaatatttgGATTTTCCAAAATAAGCTGATTATGTGGCCTAGGGGTGAGCAGAATAACGAAAAAACCGCtttaaccgaaccgaaaaaaaaCCAAACCGAAAAAGTCGAACCGACACTTACGGTTCGGTTACAATTTTGCATATTATGAAAACCtaaaaaaccgaaccgaataacctataaatcatttttttaatgtttgttatATATTAATTTAGGAATTATTAATTTTACTCTTGAATGTCAAGTGTTATATATTGcctacaagaaataacaaaaataaacatgTTTATCTATCTTTGAAAGAGTTATCTATTGCCTACAATAAATGACAAAAATAAACGTAAAAATTAAATGATTTCAAAGTATTATGATGAAATGTCTTAATAAAACTTtggagaaacataaaaatagattaggtggttaggtttatgtgaacaatattaattaaaaaggttaaatataataacttaaatatAAACATCTAAGAAAGATTCTTAAACTTTGGATTATACTTATTCCTTGAATCTTACGTaactttgttccaaaaaccgaaCATTTTGGTTACGGTTTCGTTTTTGCCATAAAATCGAACTGAACCGAACTGTGCACACCCCTAATGCGGCCTGCTTATAACTACAAGTCCAAAACAAACCTGACAGATTCTTTGTCATCATTAGGAAAACCAGCAGTGCTGCTCACTTGTTTACTATCCTTTTTCTGCTCAGGAGATTTTGATGATGAAGATTGATCCTTTTCTGGTAATAGCGTTGGCACCTCATCAATAATTTCCTCGATTCTAATTCCTAATAGAAATACATAAAAGTTGAAACGACATAAGAACATGAGTTGGTTGGTGAAATTTgacataaataaaaaacaaaataccTCCTGGTGCATCCTCATCACCTTGTTCAGTTAATTTATCTCGGGTATCcctatataaataaataaataaataaataaaagatttaaaaaatgaAACCACGCAAGTGATAAAAAAACATTATACCTTAAAACATCTGCAATGGTTTCATCATCAGGAGAAAGTTCAAGTGCTTTGGACAAGTCAGACACTGCTTTCTAAAAATTTTACAAAGTTGATCAGATCCTTGTATATGTTTAACAATGGAGACATAATCTTTCAACCTAAATTAAGAAAGACATAAATTAAAAAAGATAACTCACTTGCAGTTGCCCTAAATTTTTATATGCTTGACCTCTCCGATAAAGAGCTTTGACATTTCTTGCATCATTTGCCAATACCTGAATGATTTTTAAATCAATGAGCTAATTCATTATATTACTTCCAAATTATAATACTTTCATTCAATGCCATAAATTCTATAAAAGGTGGGTGTGTGTGTATGGACAATGATGATAATCATCATGGAAGGACGGGTAAGGAAATGATATTTTCCCACTTCCGGCCTTCAAGAGTTGTACTTTGATGATAAATTAACTACTCAAATGATTTGAAATAAAAACACAAGTAAAATACTTTTGTCTGtaaaataaaatatgaaaataaaaccaagATACAATTTGAGTGGCCTACACCTCTACGTTAACGTACCTCAATGCCTTCATTTATGCACTCATCATACTGTCCTGTTTTCAAGTAACATGACATCAGATTAAGAGAACATGCCAAGAGGATAGTTCCGCCTTTAGCCGCCGGAACACCTTTTAGGTTATTTTTTGCCTGATAGACTAAAAGAAGTTAGTTCTGAGGAAACAAAATAAGCTAAACTCCAAAAACAAAATCCAAAGAAGTTGAGAAATTTAAACGCTAGACTTACCCGCATGTACTTCTCCAAGGCATCTTTATACCTTCCCTGACTGTGAAATTCATTCCCCTgtcaaaatgaaaacaaaaattgTAATTTATTGTTCAGGATATGGCAATAATTTACACCAACAAACTATTAAGATAACACCGAATTTGAATAGAGTTATTAACAAGCCTACTTGCTTGTATCTTACTAGTCTAGATTCAATATTCAAGTTTTATACTTGAAAACACTATCgtataaattaaaaatcatttgTCACATGAGCTTCAGCTAAACTACAAAACCACTTTGAAAGAGTCCAGCCTCGTATTTTTAAGTGTGTTGTCATGATGGCTTAGAAACACACATGGTATTTGTGTATGTAAGGATATGCATGTCTTATACTCTTATGTATTTGTGACTGCAAAGAATTAAAGACTAATGTCATAAACTAGCAGCATGCTTATCCTTGTGTTCTACATTGATCAGTTTATGTTGATCCGTACCAATTTAATAATTAAACTTGTATAATATTTAGTTTCCATCACGTATTTAAGAATTATATATTTGAGAAAGTGTGATGCTATCTTTTTGCATCAAGAATGATGAAAGTGAAACATTTAGTAAGTTAAAAGACTAAATTGCCATGAAACACTGAGAGAAGTATGTTCCTACTTTATGGCAGTAACCCATGAATGAAACGCAGCCTCTTGCAGAAGTGCAGGGTAAGGATGCGTACATCAGGCCCAAAACACCCCCGGACCCCATGCATGCAAGAGCCTCGTGCACCAGGTTAGCCTAGAAAATGGTTGCACTTGATGAATTTTAAGTTACCTGCTTTTTCAGCATCTGAGCTGCATTCAATTCATAACTTATCTGTGCATCTACTCGAGAACGCATAGCAGCTAGCTCTTCTGGTGTTGCATTGGCCATCTTCTCACCAATCTCTGCCATCTCATCTGGTCTAGTAGACTTTAACTGTTCTGCAGCATACCGTAAGTCCTCAGGTTTCATATGTTTCATGCTATCCGTGGCCATTCTCACCAGATCAGGATTGGACATCATCTGCAAttacaaataaacataaattataGCATTTGGCACTTTTAAAATCGCAATAACAATCAGTATAATGATAATtatcaagaagaaaagaaagagcaATGATGACTAGATAGATTAGCAAGTGCTAGAGCTTTTAGAAACGAACGTATTCAGACTTCTAATTATTGTTTTATTCTCAAATATTCTTAGTATATGAAACATCTTTGAATATTGTATATCCGATGTAGATACGTAATTTCTATAATATTTAGTTCATGTTCGATCACATATCCCAGAATGCAGAAAGACCTAATGGCTTAGGGCCTTTAGAATTTAGAAAAGACTTCCACTTTTTTCCACATGCTCTATATAAACTTCAATCAGTCAGTCCAAGATTATCATGCACCTACCCTTCATCATAGATTTTATAGGTTTTCTAAGTCATAAAGATAAATCATAAGGTTCATTCTGAACTTTGCATCCTTAAGATAAGCTCATTCTAGATTTCTAAATGATCAAATGGTTGAATATATTAAAGTTATTTTTTTAAAGAGATATAACAGAGAAGAAAAGCTTATGTGAGTGCTAAAGAAGAGCAGTTGGTCTTTCAAAGAGGAGAAAGGTGTCTGACTGTCTGTGCATGGGTAGGTGTAAATGTATAATGTATTGAATCATTTATTTTCCATGTACAACCATCATCTTAAGTGCTAAAAATTGTGTGTTTGTCATCTGACACTTTTTTTATTACCTAAAAAGGGGCTTCTGCAATTACATCAAGATAATTTTCAGAAAAAATGAGCGATTATTAGACTAAAATACATCCTATAAACCTCCTTATTAGTGCAAAATGCATCACAAACACAAAGGACTCTATTCAATTGCAAAAAAACAAACTGAACCAGATTACTTTGCCCCCACTCAGTttccccaaaaaaaaaaagaaaacatctAAGCAACAAAACACTGATCTTAATCAAAGGTCTCACAGCAACCGGTATGATTCCTCTTTCATTACAGAAAGGTCACAGATACCAAACCAAGGGTGAGGATGCTTTGTACATCATAAACAATACCAACCTAAATCGTAATCTAAAAGGTATCCGATCACTTagaatatacaaaaaaaaaaaaaaaaaaaaaaaaaaaaaaaaaaaacaatcacaTCATTCAAAATTGCTtctatattttattatattctaCCTCAAATTCTTCAAAACCTAATTAAATAATCGTCTCTGTATCAAACGATAAATCAGTTAAATAATGGAAGTAATTACTGACCTGTTGTTGGATCCTAGCTAAATCCGCCGGTGACATACGACTCATCTGCTCTTGAGCAAGCCGCATCATCTCCGGATCCATCATTCCAGGAAACAttctttcaaaatctcaaaaaATTCTGAACAAAAAAAGTGAATTCGACACCGTAGAGTGCGATATTGTATCCGATCTTTCGATCTGTAGCGGTGAATTCAGAGGAATCGCGAGAATATGGAGACGAATTGCAGAATTTTGATTTTATTGAATTCTAGGGCTTGATTTTTGTGAAATTTGGGAATTTATGGTTACCAACCGCCTACCAAAATAGGCGAGTTTGTAAGTAATTCCAGAGAGATGCCGTTTGTTGACTTGATCCCTTTTGGTTGtggattttgtgtttttatgttttGTGCTAAAAACGTTAACACGCGTTATTGGTATATCAAACCACTGGGTATCCGGTGTATGTTGGTTCGGTTTATtatgtgaaggggtatggtcccaaaaagtcgcgcagaCCTTCATTCAGGTCGCACGCAGGACCATACTCGTTATTCAGCAAAATGTTCAACCTCAACTTCGCACGAGTTACTTCAGCATAGATTGACCTCGCGTGAGGTTTAAACAAGAAAGTACACCAAATTCAACACTTAGCATTCTGAACAAAGAGCCTCCAGCTCCTATAATCCTGCGCGGGCTAGTCACGTGCTCAACAAGGGTCGCACAGGAACTATAACGCGAGGCCACTATTAGCGGACCATATTATTTACATTAATTGTATTTATTTTGTATATATCTCCATAATTTGAGGAGATCTTGTTTCTATGTTTATAGCCCTGTATTGTGTATTTATACTGAAACCGTAATCAATGAAAGGCATTCATTCACAGAAATTAACATGGTATCACATCCTATTTCTTAAccaacatttttttttctttctgttCGATCCTAGGGTTTCGACCTTGTCCTGCCGGTCGCCCTCACCTTCCCTCTTCCCTGCTTTCCAGTCCTGTTCTCAGTCATGAATGACAAGACTGAACCGGAACCCTCTGCTGCCGCAACCAAACAACAATCCACCCTCCATCCGGTTTAACCGCCACTGATATCCAGAAGAAAGTCCGAGTTCTGGACGGATCCAAAGTCACGTACTCTACGTGGGTGAAGCTTTTTCAGCTTAATGCTCGCGGCTACGAGGTTCCGGATCACATCACTTCTGAACCACCACCTAAGGATGACCCAACCTATGAACAGTGGAAGAAAATCGATGCTATTGTCCTTCAATGGATTTATAGCACTCTGTCAGATGATTACCTTTTGCGGGTTCTCGAATCCGATTCTACAGCCCTTCAAGCTTGGAACAGGGTCAAAAATATCTTCCACAATAACAAAGGCCCACGCTGTGCAGCCTTACAAGCAAAATTCGTCAACCTCAAGCTGAGTACTTGCGCTTCTTTGGAAGCCTACTGTCAAACTCTTCGTGACTTGGCTGCCCAACTGGATGATGTGGACAGCCCTGTCAATGAGCAAACTCTGGGTTTGCAATTGGTTCGGGGTCTCCCTCGTGAATACGACACCATTGG
Above is a window of Helianthus annuus cultivar XRQ/B chromosome 14, HanXRQr2.0-SUNRISE, whole genome shotgun sequence DNA encoding:
- the LOC110942834 gene encoding uncharacterized protein LOC110942834; this translates as MNDKTEPEPSAAATKQQSTLHPLNARGYEVPDHITSEPPPKDDPTYEQWKKIDAIVLQWIYSTLSDDYLLRVLESDSTALQAWNRVKNIFHNNKGPRCAALQAKFVNLKLSTCASLEAYCQTLRDLAAQLDDVDSPVNEQTLGLQLVRGLPREYDTIGSIINRELPSWNEACEMLRDDQERQAARDGRSIGRSLDRPAT
- the LOC110940210 gene encoding outer envelope protein 61, producing MFPGMMDPEMMRLAQEQMSRMSPADLARIQQQMMSNPDLVRMATDSMKHMKPEDLRYAAEQLKSTRPDEMAEIGEKMANATPEELAAMRSRVDAQISYELNAAQMLKKQGNEFHSQGRYKDALEKYMRAKNNLKGVPAAKGGTILLACSLNLMSCYLKTGQYDECINEGIEVLANDARNVKALYRRGQAYKNLGQLQKAVSDLSKALELSPDDETIADVLRDTRDKLTEQGDEDAPGGIRIEEIIDEVPTLLPEKDQSSSSKSPEQKKDSKQVSSTAGFPNDDKESVRSFQNFLSQTDPETIASLGGGKFENLSPDMVKTASNMISKMPPEEFQKMLEMATSFHGGNGNPLLNRNNNNESGMPNLTPDMIKSASEMMSKMPPEEMQKMFEMASSLNGGPQSNSNNNNSEGQESRSSSRDYGTNGESGPSRGFLNSTSAPQPSFPSSSSDIRNQLKNPAMREMMSSMMKNMSPDMMANMSEQFGVKLSREDAERAQQAMSSLSPENLDRLMKWADRIQRVGENAVKTKNWLLGRQGLVLALCMLVFAMFLHWLGYIGS